In Neoarius graeffei isolate fNeoGra1 chromosome 9, fNeoGra1.pri, whole genome shotgun sequence, one genomic interval encodes:
- the evx2 gene encoding homeobox even-skipped homolog protein 2 has protein sequence MMERIRKEMILMERGLHSPVSGKRLPNLSESNGNAVLEALENSQHAGRLSPRITSASLHASLGDVPSKGKFEIDSLFGNHHASDNSSSAEISSSENRKKANLYPEVSTDSEMNSDVEVGCPSHRSPNSVSTHKENNNKGFSDSNSGTSTSSSSSSSVSNHNGNSIGSSTNSNTDQVRRYRTAFTREQIGRLEKEFYRENYVSRPRRCELAAALNLPETTIKVWFQNRRMKDKRQRLAMSWPHPADPSFYTYMMTHAAATGSLPYPFHSHMPLHYYPHVGVTAAAAAAAASGAASSPFATSIRPLDTFRALSHPYSRPELLCSFRHPGLYQSPAGLNSSAAAAAAAAAAAVSAPSASACSCLSCHSGGALSSRSAGSDFTCTASAPRSESGFLPYSAAVLSKTAVPSPDQREESALNR, from the exons TGATTCTGATGGAACGGGGGCTTCACAGTCCCGTGTCAGGCAAGAGGCTCCCAAACCTCTCCGAGTCGAATGGAAACGCGGTGCTGGAGGCCCTCGAAAATTCTCAGCACGCGGGGCGACTGAGCCCAAGAATCACTTCCGCTTCGCTACACGCTAGCCTGGGCGACGTCCCCAGCAAAGGCAAATTCGAAATAGACAGCTTATTTGGAAACCACCACGCCAGCGACAACAGCTCATCGGCGGAAATCTCGTCCTCGGAAAACAGGAAGAAAGCAAATCTGTATCCTGAAGTTTCTACCGACTCCGAAATGAATAGCGATGTGGAAGTGGGCTGCCCATCTCATCGCTCCCCAAACAGTGTCAGCACACACAAGGAAAACAATAATAAAG GTTTCTCAGACAGTAATTCGGGAACATCAACATCGAGCTCAAGTTCTTCGTCTGTCTCCAATCATAACGGAAACTCCATCGGCAGCTCGACCAACTCAAACACGGACCAGGTGCGGCGATACCGGACTGCTTTTACCAGGGAACAAATCGGGAGACTGGAAAAAGAATTTTACAGGGAAAACTACGTTTCTAGACCCAGGAGATGTGAGCTAGCAGCAGCGTTAAACCTACCTGAAACAACTATAAAG gtgtggttCCAGAATCGGCGAATGAAGGACAAGAGGCAGCGCCTGGCCATGTCCTGGCCACATCCGGCCGATCCCAGCTTCTACACTTACATGATGACGCACGCAGCCGCCACCGGAAGTCTGCCGTACCCGTTCCATTCTCACATGCCCTTGCACTACTACCCGCACGTGGGCGTCACGGCCGCGGCTGCGGCGGCTGCGGCCTCGGGCGCCGCATCATCACCATTTGCCACCTCCATCCGGCCCCTTGACACCTTCCGAGCGCTCTCCCATCCCTATTCGCGTCCGGAACTGCTCTGCAGCTTTCGGCATCCCGGACTGTACCAGTCGCCGGCGGGCCTCAACAGTTCTGCTGCAGCAGCGGCTGCGGCGGCGGCAGCGGCGGTGAGCGCACCTTCGGCTAGTGCGTGCTCGTGCCTCAGCTGCCACAGCGGCGGCGCGCTCAGTTCTCGCAGCGCGGGCTCGGACTTCACATGTACAGCGAGCGCGCCCAGATCCGAAAGCGGATTTCTACCCTATTCGGCTGCCGTACTGAGCAAAACCGCCGTGCCCTCGCCAGACCAGAGAGAGGAAAGCGCCCTCAATAGATAA